TGCTTGCTCACGAACTGCTTCGTGTTTTGCTCGATCAGGTTCTTCTGGCGATCGATGTTTTGCAGATCGTCGAGCGAAATCGTCGAGATGGCGGGCACCGGCTGCAGATAGCCGCGCCCCTGACGCTTGCGCCAGCGGAATGCAACGGCCGCCGACCAGTCGATCTGAGGCGCAGCAGGCGGAAGCATTGCTTCGAGCCGCACCAGGACGGCTTCGGCACGGGTCAGGAATTGTTCGAGTTTATCCATGTGGTTATCGGAACGAATCGGATACAGATCGGAAGCGGATCAGGAACGGTAATCGGCGTTGATGCTCACGTAGTCGTGCGACAGATCGCACGTCCAGATGGTCGCCTGCGCATTGCCGCGGCCGAGCACGACGCGAATCAGGATTTCGGCCTTCTTCATCACGCGCTGTCCGTCCTCTTCCTTGTAATCGGGATTGCGGCCGCCCGCCTTCGCGACGAGCACGTCGTCGAGATACAGGTCGATCTTGCCGACGTCGAGGTCGGTCACGCCCGCATAGCCGATCGCGGCCAGAATGCGGCCGAGGTTCGGGTCCGACGCGTAGAACGCCGTCTTCACGAGCGGCGAATGGCCGATCGCATACGCGATCTGGCGGCACTCGGCGACGCTCGATCCGCCTTCCACCTGCACCGTCATGAACTTCGTCGCGCCCTCGCCGTCGCGCACGATCAGCTGCGCGAGCTGCTGCGCCGTCTCCGTCACGGCGTCGCGCAGCGCGGCGTACGCGGGCGAATCCGTCGACGTGATCGCCGGCAGGCTCGACTTGCCCGACGCGATCAGGATGAACGAGTCGTTCGTCGACGTATCGCCGTCAATCGTGATGCAGTTGAACGAGCGATCGGCCACATGCTTCACCAGTTCGTCGAGCACGGGCTGCGCGACATTCGCGTCGAATGCGAGGAAGCCGAGCATCGTCGCCATGTTCGGCTTGATCATGCCGGCGCCCTTGCTGATGCCCGTCATCGTCACCGTCTGGCCATCGATCTTCACCTGACGCGACACGGCTTTCGGCAGCGTGTCGGTGGTCATGATGGCCTGCGCGGCGTCGTACCAGTGCGCGGCCTGGCGGTTCGCCAGCGCAGCGGGCAAACCGGCCTTCAGCCGGTCGATGGGTAGCGGCTCCAGAATCACGCCCGTCGAAAACGGAAGCACCTGTTCCGGCGCAATGCCTGCGAGCCGCGCGAGTTCGTCGCAGGTCTCGCGAGCGTGCTTCATGCCCGGCTCGCCCGTGCCTGCATTCGCGTTACCCGTGTTCACGACCAGCGCGCGGATGCCCTTGCCGCCCTTGCGCACGCTTTCGAGATGCTCGCGGCACACCGTCACGGGCGCGGCGCAGAAACGGTTCGACGTGAACACACCCGCCACCGTCGCGCCTTCGTCGACGGAAATGACGAGCACGTCCTTGCGATTCGGCTTGCGGATGTTCGCCTCGGCCCAGCCTAGCGTGACGCCAGCGACGGGATGGAGTTGAGCGGGATCGATCGAGGGGAAATTGACAGCCATGTTTGCGACCTGTCGAGACTGAAATGCCGGCGGGCGCCGGCATTGGGGATCAAGGTTGATGGCGCCGGATGGACCCGCGCCACCGCGAAATCACCAGCAATGCACGCTTCAAACGACGCGGCGCGCATGATGCGCGCCGCCTTCGTGTGTCACGCAATCTTGCCGTGGCACTGCTTGTACTTCTTGCCGCTGCCGCATGGGCACGGATCGTTGCGGCCGACCTTCGGCACGCTGTCACCCGACAACGGTGCTGCCGCGCTGCCGCCATGAGCCATTGCGTCGCCGATCATGGCAGCCGCTGCGTTCGCGGCAACGGGCGCCGCCGCGACAGCCGCGCCGCCTTCCGAGTAATCGGCGTGACGGAACTCGACGTTCTCCAGATGGCTGCCCTGCTCTTCCATCTGCTCGGCCGCCTGTTCCAGCTGTTCCGGCGACTGGATCTGCACGTTCATCACGATACGCGTGACTTCGAGCTTCACCGAGTCGAGCATCGCGGCGAACAGTTCGAATGCCTCGCGCTTGTATTCCTGCTTCGGATTCTTCTGCGCATAACCGCGCAGATGGATGCCCTGGCGCAGGTGATCGAGCGCGGCGAGGTGTTCGCGCCAGCTGCGATCGAGCGTCTGCAACATGACCGAGCGCTCGAATGCGCTGAACGACTCGCGGCCAACCTGCTCGACCTTGCCTTCATACGCTTCGTCGGCGGCCGCGGTCACCGCTTCGAGAATCTCGTTGGCGTCGATCTGCTGCGACTCGTTGATCATCTCCTGAATCGCGAGATCGAGCTGCCAGTCGTTGCGCAGCGCTTCTTCGAGTTCAGGCACGTCCCACTGCTCTTCGATACTGCCCGCCGGCACGAACTGACCAACAACGTCCGTAATCACGCCGTGACGCATCGCGCCGATCGTTTCGGTGATGTCGTGCGCTTCGAGCAGTTCGTTGCGCTGCTGGTAGATCACCTTGCGCTGATCGTTCGACACGTCGTCGTATTCGAGCAGCTGCTTGCGGATATCGAAGTTGCGCGCTTCAACCTTGCGCTGCGCCGATTCGATAGAACGCGTGACGATGCCCGCTTCGATCGCCTCGCCTTCCGGCATCTTCAGGCGGTCCATGATCGCGCGCACGCGGTCGCCCGCGAAAATGCGCAGCAGCGGATCTTCCAGCGACAGATAGAAACGCGACGAACCCGGATCGCCCTGACGACCCGCGCGGCCACGCAGCTGGTTGTCGATACGACGCGATTCGTGACGCTCGGTGCCGATGATGTGCAGACCGCCCGCGGCCTTCACCTGATCGTGCAGCGTCTGCCACTCGTCGTGCAGTTTCTGGATGCGGCCGGCCTTTTCGTCTTCGGGAATCGACAGATCGGCTTCGATGAATGCAGCCTGCTTTTCGGCATTGCCGCCGAGCACGATGTCGGTACCGCGGCCGGCCATGTTCGTTGCGATCGTGACGCGCTTCGGACGACCCGCCTCCGCGACGATGGCTGCTTCACGCGCGTGCTGCTTCGCGTTCAGCACTTCGTGCGGCAAACCGGCCTTGTTCAGCAGTTGCGACAGCAGTTCCGAGTTTTCGATCGACGTCGTACCGACCAGCACCGGCTGACCGCGGTCGTAGCATTCGCGGATATCGCGAATCACCGCGTTGTAGCGCTCCAGCGCCGTCTTGTAGATCTGATCCTGCTTGTCGATCCGCTTAGGCGGACGGTTGGTCGGAATCACGACCGTTTCGAGGCCGTAAATCTCGTTGAATTCGTACGCTTCGGTGTCGGCCGTACCCGTCATGCCCGACAGCTTCGCGTACATGCGGAAGTAGTTCTGGAACGTGATCGAAGCGAGCGTCTGGTTTTCGCTCTGGATCTTCACGTGTTCCTTCGCTTCGACGGCCTGGTGCAGACCATCCGACCACCGGCGGCCCGCCATCAGACGACCCGTGAATTCGTCGACGATCACCACTTCGCCGTTCTGCACGACGTAGTGCTGATCCTTGTAGAACAGCGTATGCGCGCGCAGCGCGGCGTACACGTGGTGCATCAGCGTGATGTTCTGCGGCGCGTACAGGCTTTCGCCCTCGCCGATCAGGCCCCACTCGGCGAGCAGACGCTCAGCCTTTTCGTGGCCCGATTCCGTCAGGAACACCTGGCGCGCCTTCTCGTCCAGCGTGTAGTCGCCCGGCTTCTCGACGCCCGTACCGTCCGCCTTCTCTTCGCCGATCTGGCGCTCGAGCAGCGGCGGCAGCGCGTTCATGCGCACGTAGAGTTCGGTGTGATCTTCGGCCTGGCCGGAGATGATCAGCGGGGTACGCGCTTCGTCGATCAGGATCGAGTCCACTTCGTCGACGACCGCAAAATTCAGCGCCCGTTGCACGCGCGCGTCGGTCTCGTAGACCATGTTGTCGCGCAGGTAGTCGAAGCCGAACTCGTTGTTCGTGCCGTACGTGATGTCCGCGGCGTAGGCTTCCTGCTTGAGGCCGTGATCCATCTGCGACAGGTTGATACCCACCGACAGCCCGAGGAAGTTGTACAGACGCGCCATCCATTCGGCGTCGCGCTGTGCGAGGTAGTCGTTGACCGTCACGACGTGCACGCCGCGGCCCGACAGCGAGTTCAGGTACACGGGCAGCGTCGCGACGAGCGTCTTGCCCTCGCCCGTGCGCATTTCCGCGATCTTGCCGTAGTGCAGGACCATGCCGCCGATCAGCTGCACGTCGAAGTGCCGCATCTTCAGCACGCGCTTGCTCGCCTCGCGGCATACCGCGAACGCTTCGGGCAGCAGCTTGTCGAGCGACTCGCCGCTGCTCACGCGTTGCCGGAATTCCTCGGTTTTCGCGCGCAGTTGATCATCCGTCAATTGCTCGATCTGCGGCTCGAGCGCATTGATCGCCGCGACGGTCTTTTGATATTGCTTGACGAGCCGCTGGTTGCGGCTGCCAAAAATCTTTTGTAGAAAACCGGTGGTCATCGGATCGTGGTTGCGTCGCGGTTTCGGTCGGGTTGCAAGGCCGGTTTTTTACACCTCTTCACCTTGTTGCAACCCTTGGCCGAAGAAGCCTCGGCGGCTTAGGTCCAGAGTAAATTCGAATCACGGATTTTAGCACGCGCCCCCGCGTACGCCTGTGTCAGCGGCAAGATGGTTGGCCATCCGGCCAGGGCCGAAGCGCTGCCGATGTAGCCATCCGGCCGGTCGCAAAACGGCATCGGGCGTGCGTACCGCACGGTACAATCCCGGCATGAGCGCGCGCGGGGCGCGTGCTGCCGACAAGATCCCAAATGAGCCGTTTTGCACCGTTTTCAAGGCAATCGCTGAGGCCCGGCCCCAAGCTGGGCTCGCGCTCGTTCGACGTGCGCAGGCCGCAGGCCGTCGCCGAAGTCCTGACTCGCACCGACGCATTCGCCGCATTGCGCGCGGGCGTCGAGCAGATTGCCGCGCTGGAACGCGATCTCACCCAGCTGCTGCCCGATTATCTGGCGACGAGCGTCGAGCCCGGTTTCATCAAGGACGGCGTGCTCGCGCTGTTCGCCGCGCACAACGCGCTCGCCGCGCGGCTGCGGCATCTCGAACCTCGTCTGTTGTCGGAGTTGCAGCAGCGCGGCTGGCCCGTCAATGCTCTGAGGATTCGCGTGCGTCCGCAGCCGGCGAAAGAGGCGCCGCGTGCAAAGGAAGCGCGGATGTCGCGCGTCGGTGCCGATGCGCTGCATGAACTCAGCGAATCGCTGGAACCGTCGCCGCTTCAAGCCGCGCTGGCGCGTATGGCGGCTCGCCACCGCAAGTAAGCCTCATCGTCGACAAGACGCGCGCAAATGAAAAAAGCGGCCTTTTCAGGCCGCTTTTTCGTTACTGCTTGATTTGCCGTAAAACTGCCGGCCTCAGGCAAACGCCGTCTGCGTGTCATAAGCAAAACCGCGCGGCGCCTTCAGCGGATCGTCGAACGTGACGATTTCGTACGAATCTTCGTTCGCCAGCAGTTCGCGCAGCAGCTGGTTGTTCAGGCCGTGGCCCGACTTGTACGCGTCGTACGCAGCCAGCAACGGGTGGCCGACCACGTACAGGTCGCCGATCGCGTCCAGCATCTTGTGCTTCACGAACTCGTCGTCGTAGCGCAAGCCGTCGTTGTTCAGAATGCGGTACTCGTCGAGCACGATCGCGTTGTCCATGCTGCCGCCGCGCGCCAGACCCAGCTCGCGCATCATTTCGACTTCATGCGCAAAGCCGAACGTGCGCGCACGAGCGATTTCACGCACGTACGACGTGTTCGCGAAGTCCACTTCCAGCGCCTGCCCAGTCTTGTCGACAGCGGGATGACGGAAGTCGATCGTGAATTTCAGCTTGAAGCCAAAGTACGGATCGAGACGCGCGAACTTGTCGCCGTCGCGGATTTCAACAGGCTTCGTGACCTTGATGAACTTCTTCGCCGCGTTCTGCTCTTCGATTCCCGCCGACTGGATCAGGAACACGAAGGACGCCGCGCTGCCGTCCATGATGGGAATTTCTTCGGCCGTGACGTCGACGTACAGATTGTCGATCCCGAGGCCCGCGCACGCGGACATCAGGTGTTCGATCGTCGACACGCGCGCGCCGTCTTTCTGCAACACCGATGCAAGCCGCGTATCGCCGATCGCCATCGCCGACGCGGGAATGTCCACCGGCGTGGGCAAATCCACGCGGCAAAACACGATACCCGTGTCCGGCGCCGCCGGGCGGAGCGTCAGGTTGACCTTGCGCCCCGAGTGCAGGCCAATGCCAACCGTTTTGACGATCTGTTTGATAGTGCGCTGCTTCAACATGGTGGTCTTCTATTCGATTGAAAATCCCAATCAGGATTTTTTAATTCATAGCACGAATTATACTCCAATCGTTTCCGGAGCGTCGTTGCGCTGGCGTTTCAATCTGTTTCTCTACGTTACCTGATCGGGAAGCGTGACGGGCCGATGCCCGGAACGGAGGCGTTTCCGGTCATCGGCCCGCGTTACGGCCTGTCACAACGGGGTCACACAAAGCGTTGCCGCAGCGCAACAACCAACTGGTTTGCAACTGCG
This genomic interval from Paraburkholderia sabiae contains the following:
- the argJ gene encoding bifunctional glutamate N-acetyltransferase/amino-acid acetyltransferase ArgJ, whose amino-acid sequence is MAVNFPSIDPAQLHPVAGVTLGWAEANIRKPNRKDVLVISVDEGATVAGVFTSNRFCAAPVTVCREHLESVRKGGKGIRALVVNTGNANAGTGEPGMKHARETCDELARLAGIAPEQVLPFSTGVILEPLPIDRLKAGLPAALANRQAAHWYDAAQAIMTTDTLPKAVSRQVKIDGQTVTMTGISKGAGMIKPNMATMLGFLAFDANVAQPVLDELVKHVADRSFNCITIDGDTSTNDSFILIASGKSSLPAITSTDSPAYAALRDAVTETAQQLAQLIVRDGEGATKFMTVQVEGGSSVAECRQIAYAIGHSPLVKTAFYASDPNLGRILAAIGYAGVTDLDVGKIDLYLDDVLVAKAGGRNPDYKEEDGQRVMKKAEILIRVVLGRGNAQATIWTCDLSHDYVSINADYRS
- the secA gene encoding preprotein translocase subunit SecA; the protein is MTTGFLQKIFGSRNQRLVKQYQKTVAAINALEPQIEQLTDDQLRAKTEEFRQRVSSGESLDKLLPEAFAVCREASKRVLKMRHFDVQLIGGMVLHYGKIAEMRTGEGKTLVATLPVYLNSLSGRGVHVVTVNDYLAQRDAEWMARLYNFLGLSVGINLSQMDHGLKQEAYAADITYGTNNEFGFDYLRDNMVYETDARVQRALNFAVVDEVDSILIDEARTPLIISGQAEDHTELYVRMNALPPLLERQIGEEKADGTGVEKPGDYTLDEKARQVFLTESGHEKAERLLAEWGLIGEGESLYAPQNITLMHHVYAALRAHTLFYKDQHYVVQNGEVVIVDEFTGRLMAGRRWSDGLHQAVEAKEHVKIQSENQTLASITFQNYFRMYAKLSGMTGTADTEAYEFNEIYGLETVVIPTNRPPKRIDKQDQIYKTALERYNAVIRDIRECYDRGQPVLVGTTSIENSELLSQLLNKAGLPHEVLNAKQHAREAAIVAEAGRPKRVTIATNMAGRGTDIVLGGNAEKQAAFIEADLSIPEDEKAGRIQKLHDEWQTLHDQVKAAGGLHIIGTERHESRRIDNQLRGRAGRQGDPGSSRFYLSLEDPLLRIFAGDRVRAIMDRLKMPEGEAIEAGIVTRSIESAQRKVEARNFDIRKQLLEYDDVSNDQRKVIYQQRNELLEAHDITETIGAMRHGVITDVVGQFVPAGSIEEQWDVPELEEALRNDWQLDLAIQEMINESQQIDANEILEAVTAAADEAYEGKVEQVGRESFSAFERSVMLQTLDRSWREHLAALDHLRQGIHLRGYAQKNPKQEYKREAFELFAAMLDSVKLEVTRIVMNVQIQSPEQLEQAAEQMEEQGSHLENVEFRHADYSEGGAAVAAAPVAANAAAAMIGDAMAHGGSAAAPLSGDSVPKVGRNDPCPCGSGKKYKQCHGKIA
- a CDS encoding DciA family protein encodes the protein MSRFAPFSRQSLRPGPKLGSRSFDVRRPQAVAEVLTRTDAFAALRAGVEQIAALERDLTQLLPDYLATSVEPGFIKDGVLALFAAHNALAARLRHLEPRLLSELQQRGWPVNALRIRVRPQPAKEAPRAKEARMSRVGADALHELSESLEPSPLQAALARMAARHRK
- the lpxC gene encoding UDP-3-O-acyl-N-acetylglucosamine deacetylase; translation: MLKQRTIKQIVKTVGIGLHSGRKVNLTLRPAAPDTGIVFCRVDLPTPVDIPASAMAIGDTRLASVLQKDGARVSTIEHLMSACAGLGIDNLYVDVTAEEIPIMDGSAASFVFLIQSAGIEEQNAAKKFIKVTKPVEIRDGDKFARLDPYFGFKLKFTIDFRHPAVDKTGQALEVDFANTSYVREIARARTFGFAHEVEMMRELGLARGGSMDNAIVLDEYRILNNDGLRYDDEFVKHKMLDAIGDLYVVGHPLLAAYDAYKSGHGLNNQLLRELLANEDSYEIVTFDDPLKAPRGFAYDTQTAFA